In Acinetobacter lwoffii, the DNA window TAGGTATCATCTGGTCACGCTTAAAAACTCCACATGGTGTTATTGTCGATATTGATTCTCCCGCAGCAGACCATTTAGGAACAGGTGGTTTAAGTGGTCGAGTAGATAACCGTTGGGGCGCACGTATCGGTGCAGCGTTTATGCTTTCTTTAGTTCAAGACGCTATTGCTTACGGTATTTCTAAAGAAACAGGCGGGAACAATAGCACTCCTTATATGCTTCAAAACACTTCAGACATGGGTAAATCAATGGCTGAAACAGTGTTGAATGAAACAATCAATATCAAGCCAACAATTTATAAAAATCAGGGTGATGTAGCTTCAATTTACGTGGCCAAAGATATTGATTTCAGAGGTGTGTATGAACTCCGCGCAAAATAATGTTTTAAGCAAGGATGTAATGGTTAGACAGCTATTACTTCCATTAGAAAAATTCTTAAAAACTAAAGGGGTGACTGAAATTGCAATTAACGCACCTAACGAAGTTTGGACGGAATCTAATAAAGGATGGGAAAAGCATTCTATAAATCTGGAAATGGCGCAAATAACAGCTTTAGCTAATGTTATTGCTACCTATACCAATCAACGGATTGGCCAAGAAAACCCTATATTATCTGCTCAATTACCTGATGGAGAGCGTATTCAGATCGTTCTACCGCCAGCCATTGAAAATGGAACGGTATCAATGACAATCCGTATTCCTGACGAGTCAAACCGATCATTTCAGGAATATAAAGATCAAGGCTTTTTTGACCACTTCAGATATGGGAAATCTAAAGAGTTTGAGCAGTTTAAACCTGTATTACGTATTGAAGATATTAAGCTAGTCCAGTTTTTAGAAAACAAAGATCTTGAGGGATTTTTTAAATTCGCTGTTCAATGTAAGAAAAATATTGCAGTTGTTGGTGATACTGGTTCTGGTAAAACCACTTTCATGAAGGCAATTTGTCAGTACATTCCTAAAGATGAACGTCTTGTCACTATTGAAGATGTACGTGAACTTTTTGTTCCACATGAAAACAAGGTTCACCTACTTTATTCTAAAGGTGGTCAAGGTAAAGCTAAGGTAACTCCATCTGATCTGATCGCTAGTAATATGCGTATGAAGCCAGACCGTGTATTACTTGCTGAATTACGTGGTGGAGAAGCTTTTGACTTTCTGAAACTGCTTACAACTGGTCACAGTGGATCTATTACAAGTTATCACGCTGAAAGCTGTTCACTGGCTTATGATCGCTACGTCTTTATGTGCAAAGAACATGAACAAGCAAATATCTACGATGCCACTACACTAAAGGAATT includes these proteins:
- the virB11 gene encoding P-type DNA transfer ATPase VirB11, which produces MNSAQNNVLSKDVMVRQLLLPLEKFLKTKGVTEIAINAPNEVWTESNKGWEKHSINLEMAQITALANVIATYTNQRIGQENPILSAQLPDGERIQIVLPPAIENGTVSMTIRIPDESNRSFQEYKDQGFFDHFRYGKSKEFEQFKPVLRIEDIKLVQFLENKDLEGFFKFAVQCKKNIAVVGDTGSGKTTFMKAICQYIPKDERLVTIEDVRELFVPHENKVHLLYSKGGQGKAKVTPSDLIASNMRMKPDRVLLAELRGGEAFDFLKLLTTGHSGSITSYHAESCSLAYDRYVFMCKEHEQANIYDATTLKELVALTIDIIVHVEVKKKYDDESNLIGKERFISEIKFDPVSKVKAQFGDAEIIVGDRA